The DNA region ACTGGAGCCCGCCCCCGGCACGGTGATACGATCGATCTAGCTCGCAGCGTGGTTGAGGGTCTTGTAGAACGCGGCTTTCTAGAGCGGCGGGGCGAACGCGGAGCACGCACCTATCATCTCTCGGCTGCCATTTACCGCAGGCTTGGCCAAAAGTCGGCCTATGTCCGGATTCGGGGTTTTGAGCCCGAACAGCAGAGGCAGATGATTATCCAGTATGAAAATAATCGTGCAGAAACGAGCGCGCTCGTTTTTTTTGGCGGTTCAGAAACGAGCGCTCGATTATTAGTTCCATCTAGAACATTATCCACTGTTGGGGCGTAATCGCCCCGGCACATCTTTCCAGGGAAACGACGGTCTCTAAAAAACTAAAGAAGATTGGTCTGATCCAGCTGTAGGACGCGAATTTCTCTGTGGAAACAATGAAGCCAGCCCAAGGCTCTCCAGATCTTCAAGGAACCTGATGGCATCGGATTCTTTAAATTCGCCGAACTCGGCCGACACGCGCCGGACTATTTCCGACACAGTCCTTTTTGAATCCATCAGGTTGACGAATTCGAAGAGCTTCGATGAAAAAGCGGAGTCATCTTTGTCTTTCGTCCTATAGAATTCAGCCCTTTCAGGACCGATTTGCCGTAAGAAACTTCCCATATCAAGAGGAGCCTGAAACCCCCTTACAGGAACTGTCTGGAGCCCTGTGGACTGTTGCTCCGGCAATGGCGCGGATACATCCCCGGCGCCTCTGGCATCCGAACCTGCCGCCCATCTCAGCTTTCTCTTCACATATTCGGCCTCGCGGCGAAAACTCTCGCAGGCACGGGCAATGTCGTATTCCAGTTCAGATGCATTCACCCTGGCCATCCCTGCGCCAGCTGCCTCCCCGCCAGGCGCAACCGCCTTAATCGTCGCATGGCTGAGTGCTGCCTCGCCAGGCGCCGTCTCGCCGGGAGCTGCCTTGCGAGACACCGCATCGCCAAGTGCCACCTTGGCAGGCGCCGCATCGCCGGACATCGACTCAACACTCCCCGTCTTGCCAGATACCAGACCTAGGATCGACCGCATGGCGGCCTCCTCGCATTCTACGAGGAAGTCCAACCTTGTGATTTCGCCCCTGCCGTCGCTGCATTCGGCCGTCATCTGCCACCTCGGCGTATGCGCACCCATCACCGGCCCCCCGGCCATGTGCGCCATGGCCGCCTGCGCAACCGACCACAGCCTTGCCCTCGCGCCCGCTTCTACGAGGGATAGCGCAAACTTCGCCCGGTTCTTGTCAAAGCTCGCTATATCAAGAATATATGAGGCAGCTACCAGGCCCACCAGCCTGAACTCCTCGGGATCGGTCTTGTCTATGGTATCCATGCTGGAATGATAGAACCTGTCCGGCCAGTGTCCGAGAAATACCGTCGGAATCCCCACTGTCGGGTCAACGAGTATATAATGGTCTGAACCCCCGGCATAGCCGGAAATGCTGTAGCGCCGTATAGGGATTGGGGATGCCGGGTCAAAGCCCATCTTCCTATTGAAGAACCTATGCGTATAATATGCGGCTATATCGTTC from Bacillota bacterium includes:
- a CDS encoding DUF4910 domain-containing protein, translated to MAFDESVIEALEKELSGKIAQHYTHEISRFHRSKGSAEFHEAAEYIRRQLEYFGLESCVVERYPIDGEKKYMTWCPPAAWDPKDARLTMISPRTEVLCDFKEEPVCLVFMSSATPGGGISAEVVDVGQGTDESDYEYREPVKGKIVLASGQISRVYDMAIKKYGAIGILSDYMRSECPEIGRTRIDLPDLVNYMSLSIHPWDQGRGSARKDEGQREGEHVRGVFAFSLSARKADRLRRILANEKVQVKAEISVSMGQGYMDVVTGILPGTDPAGQETLVIAHLCHPRPGANDNASGCGLGMEIARTISTLVAHEAIPRPRRSIRFLFVPEMYGTVAYIDAHPEWPRSVVAGVDLDMVGEDQKSTGSSFIVTSTPWSCPSAVNDIAAYYTHRFFNRKMGFDPASPIPIRRYSISGYAGGSDHYILVDPTVGIPTVFLGHWPDRFYHSSMDTIDKTDPEEFRLVGLVAASYILDIASFDKNRAKFALSLVEAGARARLWSVAQAAMAHMAGGPVMGAHTPRWQMTAECSDGRGEITRLDFLVECEEAAMRSILGLVSGKTGSVESMSGDAAPAKVALGDAVSRKAAPGETAPGEAALSHATIKAVAPGGEAAGAGMARVNASELEYDIARACESFRREAEYVKRKLRWAAGSDARGAGDVSAPLPEQQSTGLQTVPVRGFQAPLDMGSFLRQIGPERAEFYRTKDKDDSAFSSKLFEFVNLMDSKRTVSEIVRRVSAEFGEFKESDAIRFLEDLESLGLASLFPQRNSRPTAGSDQSSLVF